The genomic interval CCTCTGGCTCAGCCCCATCGAGACGGCCTTGACGAGCATCCATGGTGTCGATCCCACGGTCCTGTCGCCGCTGGCCGGTGGGATGGAAATCGTGCTGGGCGTGGCGCTGCTGGCCTGGCGCGGCAGCCTGGTGCCGGTGTATGCGGCGTTGCTGCTGCTGTTCGGACTGCTGCTCGACGTGATGATCGTGATGCCGGGGCTGCTGGCCGAAGCCTTCAATCCGCTGACGACGAACGTGGCGGCGATGTTCGCCGGCTATGTCGTCATCGTGACACAGCGCCACGCCAACGCGCATCGGCACTGGGCCTGAGCCCGCCCTGTCCCGATCCACGCCGCGGCCGTCGCGGCGTGTTCATTTCGGGCCGCGCGCGGGCGGATCCTGCGCCAGCGGACGCACATGGGTCAGCAGGCTGACCGGGCAGGTCGGCGATGACGGCGCGCCCCTGCGCCGCCTCCTGTGCCCGCAGCGGCGCGACTGCGACGGCCAGCGCACCCAGGCAAAGCCACCATGCATGCTTCATGGATCCTCCAAAGACGATGAGTTCGTAGCGCAAGCATAGCGCCATCGCGTGTTGGGGGCATCACGCTTGCAATGGATGGCCGACACGGAGGCCGAAAAAAAGCCACGCGCCTGGCGGCAGCGTGGCTTTGGCAAATGCGGCCGCCGGTCTTACACCGCGACCATTACCTGCACGTGCTTCGCGATCGGTCCTTTTGCCGATTGGCCTGGCTCGAACTCGACTTCGCTGGCGGCGCTCGGTAACTCGCCGCGCACATAGTTCGCATTAAAGAAGTATTCCTTGCCCTCGCCGTCGACGATGAAGCCGAATCCCTTGTCCTCGCTGAAGAACTTGACCTTGCCGCGCTCGCGCGCCACATTGCCGGCCAATGGCATGGCGGCGGCCGGGGCAGCGACGGCCGCCTGGGCGCTGCCTGCGGCGCCGCGCACGGCCGCGTCGAGCATGCCGATCGACTGGGCACGGGCCAGGTCGCGCTGCGAGGTCGGCGTGGCCACCGAACTCTGGTCGGCGGCAAAGGCGACCAGGCGTTCGGCCATGCTCTTGGCGACGCCGTCGGCGGTGGCCATGGCGATGATGCTGCGCTGGCCATCCTTGCCGAAGACGACCGACACGATATCCGTCACCCAGACGCGCAGGGTCGCGTCCTCGATGCGGGTGAGCGTGGAGCTCGACTGGGTGTGGCCATGGAACTGGTTACCGATATTGAGCTGCGAAGTCTGGTA from Massilia sp. Se16.2.3 carries:
- a CDS encoding DoxX-like family protein — encoded protein: MDTRLLRRIHLAARAVLAFVFIYHGLVPKILWLSPIETALTSIHGVDPTVLSPLAGGMEIVLGVALLAWRGSLVPVYAALLLLFGLLLDVMIVMPGLLAEAFNPLTTNVAAMFAGYVVIVTQRHANAHRHWA